GTGCCCACGACCGAGCGGAGCGAGCCGTCCGGCCTGGTGATGAGGGCGGGGGTGAGCGTGTGCGGGGGACGGCGGCCCGGGCCGTACTCCGCGGGGTGTCCCGGCGTCAGAGAGAAGCCGATGCCGCGGTTGTGCAGGTTGATCCCGGTGCGCGGTTCGACCAGCAGGCTGCCGAAGCCCGAGGCGTTCGACTGGATGAGGGAGACGCCCATGCCGTCGCCGTCCACGGCGCACAGGTAGGTCGTGTCGCCCTCGGCGGTCAGCCCGCGCACCCTGAGGCGCGCGGCAGGGTCGACCATGGCCCGCCGCCGGGCGATCTCGGCCTCCGACAGCAGGTCGGCCGCGTGCTCGTGCAGCAGGGCCAGCCGGTCGTGGCCCGCGATCCTGGAGGCCTCGCCCAGCAGGTGCGCCCAGAGCGCGTCGTCGGGCGTGGACGGCAGGTCGAGGCCGTCGACGATGCCGAGCGACATCAGCAGCAGGTAGCCCTGGGAGTTGGGCGGCATCGACCACACATCGTGGTCGAAGGCCCGCACGCGCAGCGGCTCCACCCAGTCGGCCATCGGCTTGGCGAGGTCGTCGGGGACGTACTCGCCCGCTCCGAGCTCCAGCAGGCCCTCGCCGAACTCGCCCTGGTAGAAGCCCTCCCTGCCGGAGGCGGCGATCGCCTCGAGGGTGCGGGCCACGCCCGGCCTGGTCATGAGCTGCCCGGGAGAGGAGACGGTGGCGAAGTCGGGGTGGTGGGCCAGCGCCGAGGCGATGGGGGCCAGCAGCGGGGAGACGGGGAAGCCGTCCGCGGCCAGGCCGATCGCGGGGGCGAGCACGGTGGCCAGCGGGAGCCTGCCGTACCTGGAGTGCAGGGCGAGCCAGCCGTCCACGGCGCCCGGTACCGGCGCCGACCTGATGTCGTGGCGGAGCGGCATGACGGTGTGGCCCTCGGCCCGCAGCCGGTCGGGGTCCGCGCCCGAGCCCGCGCGCCCCGAGGCGTTGAGCGCCGTGACGGCGCTGTCGGGGGTGCCGTCGTGGACGAGGGCGAACAGGTCACCGCCGAGCCCGCACATGTGGGGGGCGGTGACCGTCAGGACTGCGTTGGTGGCGATGGCGGCGTCGGCGGCCGAGCCGCCGCGGTCGAGCATGGTCAGACCGGCGGCGGAGGCGAGGTGGTCGACACTGCACACCATGCCGGACCGGGCGTATCGGGTGTTCTGCACGGGTCAGACCTTACGCGGTCCTTGCGCGCAGGATCCTGACGCCCGTCACCCTGGCCAGCGCCAGCGCGGCGAGCAGGGTGGCGGCCGTGGTGCTCACGCCGCCGATCTGCAGCGCGAGCTGCGGTCCCATGGCGTCGCTGAGCCAGCCGAGCAGCGGCCCGCCCAGCGCGCCCGCCGCCGCGCTCACCAGGCCGAGCACCGAGATGACCCGGCCGCGCAGTTCGTCGGGGCTGCCGAGCTGGGCTCTGGCGCCGATCGTGGTGTCGATGACGACCGCGCCCGCGGCGATCGGCAGCAGCAGCGCGGCGAACAGCCACAGACCGGGCACCAGGCCGCTGAGCGCCTGGGCCACGCTGGCCAGGAAGGCCGTGACCAGCAGCAGGCGCATGGTCAGCCGCGGCCGTCCCGCGGCGAAGATCCCGCCGAGCACGGTGCCGACCGCGAAGACCGTGGACAGCAGGCCGTAACCGGTCGCGCCCGCGCCGAGGGGCCCGGCGGCCATCGCCGCCATCGTCACCTGGTAGTTGCGGCCGAGGCTGCCCAGGATGAGGGAGAGCGCGAGCAGCACCAGCAGCCAGGGGGTGCGCAGCACGTAGCGCAGGCCCTCGCGGATGCCGTCGGCGCCCGGCGGGGCCTTGGCGAGCAGGTGCATCTCTCCCGAGCGCATCGCGGCGATGGCGGCGATCACGGCCAGGAAGCTGACGGCGTTGATGAGGAACAGGCCGCCGGTGCCCGTGAGAGGAAGCAGCACACCCGCGAGGCTCATGCCCAGGATGCGTCC
This window of the Nonomuraea africana genome carries:
- a CDS encoding gamma-glutamyltransferase family protein, which gives rise to MQNTRYARSGMVCSVDHLASAAGLTMLDRGGSAADAAIATNAVLTVTAPHMCGLGGDLFALVHDGTPDSAVTALNASGRAGSGADPDRLRAEGHTVMPLRHDIRSAPVPGAVDGWLALHSRYGRLPLATVLAPAIGLAADGFPVSPLLAPIASALAHHPDFATVSSPGQLMTRPGVARTLEAIAASGREGFYQGEFGEGLLELGAGEYVPDDLAKPMADWVEPLRVRAFDHDVWSMPPNSQGYLLLMSLGIVDGLDLPSTPDDALWAHLLGEASRIAGHDRLALLHEHAADLLSEAEIARRRAMVDPAARLRVRGLTAEGDTTYLCAVDGDGMGVSLIQSNASGFGSLLVEPRTGINLHNRGIGFSLTPGHPAEYGPGRRPPHTLTPALITRPDGSLRSVVGTMGGDAQPQILLQVITRLLRHGQTPGEAIAAPRWRLGTGGTGFDTWDEPDATVMELEEGAGWGDGLSALGHPVAGMPYGTGFGHAHLIDVLPGGVLAGAADPRARIGAAIGR
- a CDS encoding MFS transporter, which encodes MLLSSLKHHNYRLWAGADLVSITGTWMQVLGVNWLILEATGSATSVGLSLVLQALPTLAFGLWGGALADRLPARPVVVAAQIAQGLLAVVLAVVALSGVTSVLPVYGVALAGGLVTALGNPALGRFGAEVVPPADLPNAMALGSVINSAGRILGMSLAGVLLPLTGTGGLFLINAVSFLAVIAAIAAMRSGEMHLLAKAPPGADGIREGLRYVLRTPWLLVLLALSLILGSLGRNYQVTMAAMAAGPLGAGATGYGLLSTVFAVGTVLGGIFAAGRPRLTMRLLLVTAFLASVAQALSGLVPGLWLFAALLLPIAAGAVVIDTTIGARAQLGSPDELRGRVISVLGLVSAAAGALGGPLLGWLSDAMGPQLALQIGGVSTTAATLLAALALARVTGVRILRARTA